A single genomic interval of Mucilaginibacter robiniae harbors:
- a CDS encoding peroxiredoxin family protein, with protein sequence MNNLKQIYTLLFVLTLTSISRAQNTPAITQNDERGYVVKVGDQAPNDFELVLTNGEKTSLKQLRGKVVVLQFTASWCSVCRKEMPHLESDIWKAYQNKNVVLIGVDRDEPLEKVQKFHQDMQITYPLALDPGADIFGRFADKKSGVTRNVVIDQTGKIVFMTRLYDVNEFNQMVKVVDGLTAKTVASSE encoded by the coding sequence ATGAATAACTTAAAACAGATTTATACATTATTATTTGTGCTTACACTAACCTCAATTAGCAGAGCGCAAAATACACCAGCTATTACGCAGAACGACGAACGCGGGTATGTAGTCAAAGTAGGTGATCAAGCACCAAATGATTTTGAACTGGTACTCACGAATGGTGAAAAAACATCACTTAAGCAATTAAGAGGAAAAGTAGTGGTACTACAGTTTACCGCCAGTTGGTGCAGTGTTTGCCGTAAAGAAATGCCGCATCTAGAAAGTGACATTTGGAAAGCTTATCAAAATAAAAATGTAGTGTTGATTGGCGTTGATCGTGATGAACCGTTGGAAAAGGTGCAGAAATTTCATCAGGATATGCAGATTACTTATCCTTTAGCGCTGGATCCGGGAGCTGATATTTTTGGACGGTTTGCTGATAAAAAGAGTGGTGTTACCCGCAACGTAGTGATTGATCAAACCGGAAAAATAGTTTTCATGACACGCTTGTATGATGTTAATGAGTTTAATCAGATGGTTAAGGTAGTTGATGGCTTAACTGCTAAAACCGTTGCATCTTCTGAATAA
- a CDS encoding DUF3500 domain-containing protein, translating to MRKQIFTFLSVVLTCAVLIFQSCKKDKTTTSSSSSATITALTCSSTAFSGTAYASTAFTGTATVPYTGGNGATYSAGAAISSTGVTGLTATLQAGTLASGAGNLTYTIAGTPSGTGTATFAITFGGQTCSFAMTVSAATSTTGCSTSNTVAAKVLCAVQTFEATLTTTQLAGVQFSYTSANAIKWSNLPCGSQCREGLELSSLTSTQLAAAMAIVAAASGTDANQGYSEATQIIAADDVLKATAGGTTYSSGNYFIAFVGTPSATGTWQLQFGGHHLAINRTFSNGAETGPTPYFIGVEPKSWTSNGSTYAPLDDKHTAMQNMLGSLSSTQLASAKQSTTFSDVVLGPNTDGKFPSTKVGVAVSTLSSSQQAYVLAAIKEWTDDLDATTAASILATYQGELSSTYIAYGSNSSATAGSATTFLTTNTDYVRIDGPSVWIEFVCQSGVVYSSQIHYHTVWRDHTRDYGNNFTF from the coding sequence ATGAGAAAACAGATTTTTACCTTCCTAAGCGTTGTGCTGACTTGCGCAGTGCTTATTTTTCAATCCTGTAAAAAGGATAAAACCACAACCAGTTCCAGCAGTTCAGCCACGATTACGGCGCTGACCTGTTCCAGTACTGCATTTTCAGGAACGGCTTATGCTTCAACCGCCTTTACAGGTACGGCTACCGTGCCTTATACCGGGGGTAATGGTGCTACCTACAGTGCAGGCGCAGCTATATCTTCTACCGGCGTGACTGGCTTAACAGCTACGCTGCAAGCAGGTACCTTAGCCAGTGGTGCGGGTAATTTAACTTACACGATTGCAGGGACGCCATCCGGAACAGGAACGGCAACGTTTGCAATCACTTTTGGCGGTCAGACTTGCAGCTTTGCCATGACGGTAAGTGCGGCAACATCCACAACAGGATGCAGCACATCCAACACTGTAGCTGCAAAGGTGCTATGTGCCGTTCAAACGTTTGAGGCCACACTGACCACTACACAGTTGGCTGGCGTACAATTCAGTTACACTAGCGCTAATGCGATTAAGTGGTCTAACCTGCCTTGCGGTTCACAATGCCGTGAAGGTTTGGAACTAAGCTCACTTACTTCTACACAGCTTGCTGCGGCTATGGCTATCGTTGCTGCGGCATCTGGCACAGATGCGAATCAGGGTTACAGTGAAGCTACGCAGATCATTGCGGCGGATGACGTGCTGAAAGCGACTGCCGGTGGTACGACTTATAGTTCTGGCAACTATTTTATTGCATTCGTGGGCACGCCAAGCGCAACCGGTACCTGGCAGCTGCAATTTGGCGGTCACCACTTAGCGATTAATCGTACTTTTTCAAATGGAGCTGAAACTGGCCCAACGCCTTATTTTATCGGTGTGGAACCGAAATCCTGGACCTCTAATGGCTCTACTTATGCACCGCTGGATGATAAGCATACCGCCATGCAGAATATGTTGGGTTCCTTAAGTTCTACACAACTGGCCAGCGCTAAGCAAAGTACAACTTTCAGCGATGTGGTATTAGGACCCAATACTGATGGCAAATTCCCTTCTACCAAAGTTGGTGTTGCCGTAAGTACCTTAAGTTCTTCACAACAGGCTTATGTATTAGCTGCCATTAAAGAGTGGACGGATGATTTGGATGCTACTACGGCAGCTTCTATTCTAGCTACATATCAGGGAGAGCTGAGCAGTACCTATATTGCTTATGGCAGTAATAGTAGCGCAACCGCAGGCTCAGCCACTACTTTCCTGACTACTAATACTGACTATGTTCGTATTGACGGGCCAAGTGTGTGGATTGAGTTTGTTTGTCAGAGTGGCGTGGTGTATTCAAGCCAAATCCATTACCATACAGTATGGCGCGATCATACCCGTGACTACGGCAATAACTTCACGTTTTAA
- a CDS encoding cysteine desulfurase family protein, which yields MRIYLDNAATTPLDQEVFNAMTPYLLHHFGNPSSQHEQGREARQAIEACRATIAGLINALPEEIIFTSGGTEADNTAIMSAVHAHQVQHVITTRFEHHAVLHTLKSLESKGVITVKFISYNSQGELNLDHLESLLQQHRNSLVSVMHANNEIGNLNDIEYIGELCHKHGALFHTDTVQTIGHYQHDLQKLKIHFLAASAHKFHGPKGVGFLYCRKGTRLSQLIHGGGQEGSLRAGTENIHGIVGLTKALQLAYAHLDEHQQYIQELKYHLIDRLVDAIPDVKFNGNSAESVKSLYTVLNVSFPALYGVRGLLRCLDQEQVSVSGGSACSSGSVSHVLSALNADITRENIRFSFSKLNTKAEIDQVIDVLTHIYTLVAA from the coding sequence ATGAGAATTTACCTTGACAATGCCGCTACAACTCCTCTAGATCAGGAAGTGTTTAATGCCATGACTCCTTATTTGCTCCATCACTTTGGTAACCCATCTTCGCAACATGAGCAGGGTAGGGAAGCGCGGCAGGCCATTGAAGCTTGCAGGGCAACTATTGCCGGGCTGATCAACGCGTTACCTGAAGAAATCATCTTTACATCGGGTGGTACTGAAGCCGATAATACAGCTATCATGTCGGCTGTACATGCCCATCAGGTTCAACATGTTATTACTACCCGCTTTGAGCATCATGCTGTGCTGCATACATTGAAATCGTTGGAAAGCAAAGGTGTTATTACTGTGAAATTCATATCGTATAATAGCCAGGGCGAGTTAAACCTCGATCATTTAGAAAGCTTATTACAACAACATCGCAATAGTTTAGTATCAGTAATGCATGCTAATAATGAGATTGGCAACCTGAATGATATTGAATACATTGGTGAGTTATGCCACAAGCATGGAGCCTTATTCCATACCGACACGGTACAAACTATAGGGCATTACCAGCATGATTTACAAAAGTTAAAAATTCACTTTCTGGCTGCTTCTGCACATAAGTTTCATGGGCCGAAAGGTGTAGGTTTCTTGTATTGCCGAAAGGGTACCCGGTTAAGTCAGCTTATTCATGGAGGAGGGCAGGAAGGTAGCTTGCGTGCCGGTACTGAAAATATTCATGGTATTGTCGGCTTAACTAAAGCTTTACAACTGGCTTATGCACATCTGGATGAACATCAACAATATATTCAAGAATTAAAATATCATCTGATTGACCGCTTAGTTGATGCCATACCTGATGTAAAATTTAACGGTAACTCGGCAGAAAGTGTTAAAAGCTTGTACACGGTACTGAATGTAAGCTTCCCTGCACTATATGGCGTTCGTGGTTTGTTGCGATGTTTAGATCAAGAACAGGTTTCTGTATCTGGCGGTAGTGCTTGTTCAAGCGGTTCAGTTTCCCATGTATTAAGTGCATTGAATGCTGATATTACCCGGGAGAACATTCGCTTTTCTTTCAGCAAACTCAATACAAAAGCAGAGATCGACCAGGTTATCGATGTATTAACTCACATTTATACACTTGTAGCTGCTTAA